The Bernardetia sp. ABR2-2B DNA window TACACCACCATTTATGCTGATACGGAAAGCGTAAAAAAAGAGTTATTAGACAAAGACGAAAAGTATATCAAATCGCAAGGAATTATTCACGTTCATTTGGCTGATTTTATTAAGCAAATGACAACCATGAAAGCTCTTCATGCAGACACGACAACCGAAAAACTAAAAGCTCTTTATAGTTTTGGGAAGTATTTTGCAGGAAATCTCTACGATACCTATGGAGGAGTTTTGGCTAAAGATTCATTATTCAATCCTAGTGCGCCACCACGAAAAAAACGTCCTTTACGTGCGCCAGAACCACAAATTTATCCAGTCAAGACTTCTGATGGTGTCGAACTTCTTCTTACTCGTTATGACGGAAGAGATAGAGAAGACTTAGAAAATGGCATAAATAAAGGTTCGGTTATGTTAGCTCACGGTTTTAGCGTTTCAGGGCTTATCTTCGAAATTGATACGCCAGATACAAATTTGGTAGAATATCTTTGCGCCCATGGTTATGATGTTTGGGTAATGGAATACCGTACAAGTATTGCACTGCCGTCTGCAAAAGACCAATGCACGGCTGACGATATTGCTATGAAAGACTTTCCTGCCTGTGTAGATAAAATTTTGAAAATTACAGGAGAAAAAGATATTCAACTCTTTACGCATTGTGTGGGTGCAATTACTGGCGTTATGGCAATGTTGGGAGGTTTGAAAGGTGTTCGTTCGATGGTTTGTTTTCAAGTAGCTACCGATATTATTGGAGGTGAACAAATCAAACTCAAAGCTGCTGCACACGTTCCGACACTTCTCAAAAAATTTGGTATCGAAACGATGACTGCTTATACAGATGTAAATTCAAGTTGGTTGGATAAAGCTTTAAATACTGCTGTAAAAGCCTATTCTGCTGTTTTGGGTTCGGATACAAATGATTCAATTGCCAACCGAGTTACATTTATGTTTTCTACTTTGTATGAAAAAGAAAATATTGATGAGAAAACATTTGATTCTTTTCATGAGATGTTTGGAGTAACTAATCTCACTACTTACGAACAACTTACGCTTATGTCAAGAGAAAAGGAACTTCGTAATGCTGACGGAGAAGATATTTATTTGCCTCACGCAAAAGAGCGTTTGAATATTCCGATGTGTTTTGTTCACGGAGAAAAGAATGAAGTCTTTGTTCCTGAAGCTACCGAAAGAACTTATAATCGTCTGAAAAAACTCAATCCAGAGCAGCATTATGAACGCCACGTAATAGAAGGCTACGGACACCAAGATTGTGTTATCGGAAAAAATGCTGACAGAGATGTTTGGCATCATGTAGTAGCATTTTTGGATAAGAATAAGTAATATTTCATAACTGTGAAATCAATTCCTATATGGTGAAGTTGATTTCAATCAAAAAATGTTCACTTTTCTATAATAACAGGTTTTTGAAACCATATTATAAAAAGTGAACATTTTTATTTTAGTATAATAGCAGTAAATATACTTTAGAACCTACTACAATTATTTGCTTTTCTTTCCTTTTTTAGCTCTAACTAAATTCATTTCATCAATAAGACGAGAAGCACCAGCTAGTTTGTCAATACAGAAAAGAACATAACGAATATCAACATTGATACAACGTTTGTACTGCTCATCAAAAACCAAATCGCCTGTCATGGCTTCCCAGTTTCCATCAAAAGCAAGACCGATAAGTTCTCCGTCGCCGTTTATTACAGGACTTCCAGAGTTTCCTCCAGTAATATCATTATTTGTAATAAAGCCAACATGAAGCGTTCCGTCTTTGTCTGCATATTTTCCATACTCTTTAGACATTTGCATTTCTAAAAGAGCTTTAGGAGCATCAAATTCATCATCATTAGGAATATATTTTTCGGCAACTCCTTCTAAAGTAGTAAAATACTGATATTTTACGCCATCTTTTGGAGAATAATCTTTTACATTTCCATAAGACAGACGAAGCGAAGAGTTTGCATCAGGGTAATATGTTTTGTTTTTATTTTTTACCAAAAGTCCTGCTACATAATCTTTCATAGCTAAAGAAACTTCTTCGTTTGCTACTGCTATTTGTGGTGCTATTGTTCTATATGTTGCTATTACAGAAGTGATAAGTTTCATAACTGGATCATTACTTAATACTTCTCCATTTGGGTTTTCTAAAAACTTCATTGTTTTTTCTTCACTTGCAAAAATAGAGTTTTCAAAAAGATATTTAGCGTATTTGTCAAAATTTCCATTATGTTCATTAGCAATTTCAGCAAATATTTCTGGATGATATTTCTTGTCAATATCTGAATAAAACATTCCTAATAAAGCTCCAGTAACATTTTCATCTACTGTTGCCCTGTATTCCTCAAAGTGTTCTTTAGTAGATGTTTTTAATTTTTCAAGCATTCCATCTAATATCTTTTTGGTTTCGTCATTTACATCCATTTCAAGAGACATATTTAACTGTCTGAAACCAGCTCCAAAACTTACAATCTCACTTCCAAAAAATGCTTCTTGCCAATATGCAGACCAAAGTGCATAATCTACCGAGTTACTGTATGCTTTATCCAAACGAGAAAGAGCCGTACTATATGACTCATTACCAGAAGCATCTGCCCACGTTTGATATTCTTTTTCTTGCATACGTTTTTTATCTATAGTTTTGAGGCGTTTTAGTCCTGCATTCTGTCCAATAAAATACTTGTAATAATTACTGATAGAAGCATATTTTGAAGCATAAGCAATACGTGTAGCTGCATCTACGTCCATTTTTTCTTTCATAAGAGAAAGTCTTTTTTCACGCAATTTTATACGAGCAGGATTTGTAACAGCATAATCTACATCAAGACCATACGAAGTTTTGAAACGTTGCGTACTTCCAGGGAAACCAAAAACCATAGCAAAATCGCCTTGTTCTACACCTTTCATAGAAACAGGTAAAGAATGTTTTGGCTCTAAAGGAACGTTTTCAGTAGAATATTCAGCAGGTTTTCCATCTTTACCAGCATAAACACGAAGCAATGAAAAATCGCCTGTATGACGTGGCCACATCCAGTTATCAGTATCGCCACCAAACTTTCCAATTGATGATGGAGGTGCGCCTACCAAACGAACATCTAGAAATACTTCTGATACGAAAAGATAATACTCATTTCCGTAGAAAAAGTCTTTAATATATCCTTTGTAATGTGTGTCTTTTGTGTGTTCTGCAATAATTTCAGCTTTGATTTCTTCTAGTTTTGCAGCTTGTTCTTCAAGATTAAGCCCGTCAAGAGCTTTTTTGACACGCTCTGTTACGTCTTCCATTTTTACCAAGACAGAAGCTGTAATTCCAGGGTTTGGAAGTTCTTCTGCCATACTTTTTGCCCAAAATCCATCTGTTAGATAATCATTATCAACTGTACTATGATTCTGAATCATATCAAAGGCACAGTGATGGTTGGTAAGTAAAAGTCCTTTCGATGAAATCGCCTCTGAAGTACAGAAATTCCAAGACGGGTCGCCATAGCCTAAGCCAAAAATGGCATCTTTTAGACTTGAATTATTAACACTATAAATCTCTTCGGCTGTCAGTTTTAGTCCGTTTGCTTTCATATCAGCTTCATTTAAGCGTTTGACAAGCATAGGCAACCACATACCTTCATCGGCACGTGTATGACCTGTAAGCATAACAAATGCTAAGATGAATGCAGAGATTTTGAGACTAATTTTAAAATTAGGTTTGTACATTATGTGTGTTTAATTTTTAAGATAAGGGAATAAATACAAATTATATAGTTAATTTTTTACTAAATATATAAGGAATCAGTAGTTTTGTTAAAATGATAGCCTACAAATGTAAAAAAAAAATGCTAGTATTTTTAGCAGACGTTAAACAAAACTATATTTTTTGAGAAATAAGGTGTTTTTTTTATGAAAAATGATAATTTAAACCGAACGCATTGCTTCCACAGGGTCTAATTTTGCAGCCAAAATAGCAGGAATAATTCCAGCAACAACACCAATAATAGTGGCAACACTTACTCCCAAAATCATGTTTTTGACAGAAAGTGAAATCACAAATGTATCACTAGAAAAGAAAGAAAGAAAGGATACCAAAACAAGCCCTGCGACTCCTCCAATAATACACAATAAAATAGCTTCAAGTAAAAATTGCCACAAAATAAATCCTTTTTTTGCTCCTAATGCCTTCTGAACACCAATCAGAGAAGTACGTTCTTTTACAGAGACAAACATAATATTTGCTATTCCAAAACCTCCTACCAAAATTGAAAAGAAACCAATTGCCCACCCTGCGAGTGTAAGAACTCCAATTACGCCGTCTAAGAAAACAGCAAATTGTTCTGGTCTGTTCAAAGCAAAGTTTTCTTCTTGTTTGGGGCGTAATCCTCGTTTTATTCGCAAAAGCCCTGTAATTTCTCCTTCTACATTTTGTAAATCTTTATCATTATCAAACCCTTTTATAGAGATAGAAGGTTTTATGCCTGTTTTACCTTCAGGAATCATTTTAGTAAGTGTATAATAGGGCATGATTGTAATATTATCATTACTGGGAGCATCTAAAAGGTTATCTCCTTGTTTTTTCAAAATACCTATTATTCTAAATTTCCGTCCTTTTAATTTGATTATTTTATCAATGGCACTTTCTACATTTTCATTACCGAATAAATCTTTAGCAACTGTATTTCCCAAAATGACCACTTCAACAGCCCTATCTACTTCAATTTGAGTAAAATAACGTCCGTATTCAATTGGAATATCACTTACAATATTGTGTTGAAATGTAATTCCTTGCACTACTAATCCAGAAAGACTGTTTTTTTTGTATTTGGCAGTAAATCCAGAGCGTATAGCAAAAACAGAAACAGCTTGTGCTTCCGTAAGATTCTTTTCTAAGAAACGAAACTCTTCCATACTTGGGTCTGGACGATTTATATATTTCCACCACGGATAATTTTTTTGAAAAATCCAAGGCATTTTTTGTACGTAAATCACATCTTCGCCCAAAAAAGACAAACTTCCCTTAATTCCTTTTTCCAACGCATCGACAAAAGTAAGAACACCAATGATGGCAAAAATACCAATAGTTACGCCTAAAAGAGAAAGTAGAGTTCGTAATAAATTACTTTTTAATGCTCCCAATGCCATTGAAAGACTTTCTAACCACAAAGAAAAATTCATACGTTCGTTATTTTTTATTCTTCATACCTTAAAGACACAGTATATTTTAGTGCTTTAAAGGGTAGAGTACATTTACTGTATGAGTAGATATTAATGTGGCAATATTACAATTTTGGAAAGAAAAAGGTTTGGAGAAATGGAAATCAATTTCTAACTAGACTTCTGTAACTTCCTTTTGAGCATAATTCTTCTAATCGTATCCAAATCTCCTCTAGGAATAGCTTTTATGAGTTCTCTTGTGTAAGTTCGTTTGGGTTTGTCATAAATATCTTCCGAAAAACCTGTTTCGACAATTTGTCCGTCTTTCATTACCAAAATACGGTCAGCAATAAACTTTACGACAGCTAAATCGTGAGAAATGAAAATATAGGTAAGGTTAAATTTGGCTTTCAGTTCATTCAAAAGATTCAAAACTTGAGCCTGTACTGAAACATCTAACGCAGAAACAGATTCATCACAAATTATAAATTTAGGCTGCAAAGCAAGTGCACGAGCAATACAGATACGCTGACGTTGTCCTCCAGAAAATTCATGAGGGTAACGATTAAAATGATACGAGTTGAGGTTTACTGTTTCCAAAAGCTCTACTACATAAGCTCTTCTTTCCTTATCATTGTTCATTATGGAATGAATTCGCATGGGTTCCATGATAATTTCTCCTATCGTCATTCTAGGATTTAGTGAACCATAAGGGTCTTGAAAAACGATTTGCATATCTTTTCGGATAGCACGCATTTCTTTCTGATTCAAATCTAATATATTTTTACCTTCAAAAATTACTTCTCCAGATGTAGGCTCTACCAATCTCAAGAGACTTCTTCCTAAAGTAGATTTTCCACAACCCGATTCTCCTACCAGTCCCAGTATTTCACCAGGATAGACATCAAAAGAAACATCATTTACTGCTCTTACAGTTTCTTTTTTATTTGAAAAGAATCCTTTTGTTTTTATAAATTCTTTTGTCAAGTTTTTGATTTGTAGTAAAGGAGTTTGTTGTACTAATTTCTCGTGGTGTTTTCTTAACTCTGCTTCGCTCTGAAAGTTGAGCATTAGAGCTTGACCGACTGACTGAAACTTGGCTTCTGTAATTTCTGAAATCTGTCCGTGTTCGTCAGTTGCCATAAAATCAGAAACGACAGGCAGAACACGCAATTTCAAATCTAAACGAGGGCGACACGCCAAAAGACCTTTTGTATAAGGATGTTGAGGGTTAGAAAAAATATCCCAAACTGCGCCTTCTTCTACTATTTTTCCTTGATACATAACGATAATTCGGTCAGCAAACTCTGCGACAACTCCCAAATCGTGTGTAATGAAGACAACAGACATGTCTTCTGTTTCTCTCAGTTCTCTCAAAATCTCCAAAATTGCAGCCTGTACGGTTACATCAAGTGCTGTGGTAGGTTCGTCTGCAATAAGTAAAAGTGGATTACAAGCAAGTGCCATCGCTATCATAACACGCTGCTTTTGTCCTCCCGAAATTTCATGAGGGTAAGCATTATAAATACGCTCTGGATTACTAAGATGAACTTTTTCAAAAAGCTGAATCACTCGCTGCTTTGCTTCTTTTATAGTAATTTCTTCATGTCTTAAAATAGATTCCAAAACTTGATTTCCACACGTAAAAACAGGATTTAGAGAAGTCATAGGTTCTTGAAAAATCATTGAAATTTCTCCTCCTCTAAGGTATCTTAACTTATCAAAAGGTAGTTTTAATAGGTTTACTTCTCCATATTCTCTTGAGTTAAATAAAATTTCTCCTTCTGTATTACAATAAGGCGCATCAGGTAAAAGACGCATCATAGAAAGCGAAGTAACTGTTTTTCCAGACCCTGATTCTCCTACAATACCAACTGTTTCTCCTTTTTTGAGTTTGAGATTTACATTCTGTACAGCCTTATGATTTCCATTTTCTCCTTTGAAGATAACAGATAGATTATTTATTTCAATTAAATTTGGATTATTAGGCATGAATAAAGTTAGAATTTAGATATTGGAAGTGAGAAGTTTTGTTCATTTCGTTATTGGTGTCGCTATGCTAAAACACCAACAACGGCAAGGATTTTTTTAACTCTAGCTTCTAAAGTCATTTATTTTTACCTAAAAATAGCCATTCTTTATAAGAAATGAAAATACTTTAAAGTTGAAACAGAATTATTTTTTAGAAGCGAAACATTTCTACGTAGAATTGGTGTTTTAGCGCAGTGACACCAACAAAAATCAATCACTTACCAATTATTTATAACTTATGTTTAATTTGGATTCCAATAATATCCTTCTGAAAAAACTTCAAACCCCTTTGGTTCGCCTAGTCGTTCCCACGCTCTATCATTCAGAAAAAGATAACCAAAAGAAGCATTCTGCAAAATAATTTCTTCAATTGCCATTTGAGAAAAAGCATCAATAGCATCAACTCCAAAAGCTGCTGCTGTATAAGAAGGTGCAACTGAAAGCAGAGAAAAAATTTCTGAAACGGCTTCTTCTAAGAATTTGGGATTTACAGTAGCAGAAAGAGAGTTTTTTTGAGCATATTCTAGTTCCTCTTCACTATCAAACGCAAAAAGCCCTTCAAAAGAAACACAAGCTATCCAATATCCATCTCCTCTACGTACTGGATTTGCTTCACTCGCTACCCGTGTTCCATTAGATAAAACAGGAATATTTTCTCTAAAGTAAGTACAAAACTCTTGAACTGACTCATAACCATTGCATTCTGCAACCAAATTGTAATATTTCATTTTATTTTTATCAAATTAAATTTCTAAAACTCTACAATAAAAAAAGAATTTTGTTGTTTTAATTATTTACTGATGTTACGCACTCAAAAGTCAAAAAACAAAACCCATAACTTTAGTTATGGGAAAACAAAATGTGCTGTTTTCTACTCTTATCTACCTGTTTTACCACAATTAAAACCGTGGGTTTCGTTTATTTATAAAAGCAGTTTGTAGAAGTTTTGTTCTTACGTAAGTAAATGAGTAGAATTAAATATAACTAAAAATACTGTAACTTATTGGTAAATGATTTATATGATTTTTAAGATAAAATGAAGATAAATGCAATTTCAAATATAACTTATTATTTTATTATATGATTTTGTATTATCCTGTAATTATCATAGTAATCATAAAAATCACTCGCTAATCAGTCATTACTTATATTTAATTTTGTCCAGTTACTTAACATCAATTATTTATTCTTATTTTCAAAACTAACTTTACTTTATCATGAATTTTTTATCAAAAAAGATACTTTTTTTTACACTTTGTCTCTTCTTATACTGTGCTAGTTTTTCTGTTTCTTTTGCTCAAGATGCAAACCAACTTCTACAAGAAGGAGTTGCTCTTCATGATGCAGGAAAGTATGAAAAAGCATTAGAGAAATACGAAGAAGCACTCAAATTAATTCCTAAGTCTCCAGTTGTTTATTATGAAATGGCACTCACTTATTTTCATAAAAAAGACTATAAAATGTGTGTCAAATATAGTGATAAAGTTATTAAATCAAAATCTCAAAGCACTGTTCCTGCTTACATAATAAAAGGTTCGTCGTTGGATATGATGGGAAAAACAGATAAATCTATCAAGTTTTTTGAGAAGGTAATCAAAGAGAATCCTAAAAATTACTTATTGCATTATAATTTAGCTCTCAATTATTATAAGGTTGGAAAACCAGAAAAATCAGAAGAAAATCTTATTAAAGCTATTGGAGCAAATCCAGAACATTCAAGTAGTCATTTGTTGCTTGGTTTTATAGAATATGATAAAGGAAGGAAAATTCCAAGTATGATGGCACTTAATTATTTTTTGCTTTTAGAGCCTACTTCGGCAAGGTCAGAAAGAGCAATTGATATTTTGAAAAAGCAGCTTTTAGCTAATATAAAAAAAGGAGAAAACAATGAAATTACGATTAGTATCGGTGGAAAAGATGATGAATTTGCAGCTATTGAGATGGTTATGTCTTTGGCACAAGCTTCTAGTTTTATGAAGCCAAGTAAAGAAGAGATAGAAGAAATAGTAAAAGAAGAAATGGAAAATAATGACACTACCACAACTGAAAAAGAAATTATTATAGAAAATACCCCCAAAACAGAAGAAGAAATTTTCAAAGACAATACACAAACATTTTTCAGCTTTTTAGATGCAAAAGATAAAAAACAGAATATTTGGTGGACACTCTACGCTCCTTTATTAAATCAGATTGGAGAAAGCGAACATATTGATACTTTCTGTTATTGGATTAGTCAGGTTTCGAATGAAAAAGCAGCTAAATGGGTAGAAGAAAATCCTGAAAAAATAATGGAATTTAAGAAGTGGTTGGCTAGAGGTTAAGTTATGCAAAGTCTAATCATAAAAAATAATTGGATAAACGTTATCACGGTTGTTTTTGTATGTCAGTCTTCCAGCCTGACTAAGATAAATAAATACTGTTTTTTATGTTCAGACAAGATGTCTGAACTACCTGTAACAAACTGTGATAACTTTTAATATAAAAGCCTACTAAGTAATCGAACAGATTTAATTACAAGTTAATAGTGAAGTTTGGTTTTAAAACAAACCCCATAACTTTAGTTATGGGATAGCAGGAAGTCTGTTTTATTCCTATTTTACATGTCTTCCCACGATTTTAATCGTGGATTTCGTTATATTTAATTTTGTTCAATTACTTAATCAAATAAATTACAGTGTTTTCAACTTTGACAGTCTTTTTAGAAGGCTGTCAATAGTTTGAAGAAAACATAACCAAACGTATGCCTACCTTCTATCCACCTCAAAAAATCAAGATTTCTCAAAATCAAAAAAGTATTTTCTTAGCAGGAAGTATCGATATGGGAAATGCTATTGATTGGCAACAAGAAGTTATTACTCATTATAAAGAAAATGAAAACTTTTGTTTTCTCAATCCACGTAGAAAAGATTGGGATAGTTCTTGGGAACAAACCATTGAAAATATTCATTTCAATAAGCAAGTAACTTGGGAGTTAGATGCTTTAGAACAAGCCGATTTGATTGTTTTCTATTTTGCCCCTACCTCAAAAGCTCCTATTAGTTTGCTAGAATTGGGGCTTTTTGCAAGAAATAAAAATGTTATTGTTTGCTGCCCAACAGGTTATTGGAGAAAAGGAAACGTAGATATTGTTTGCCAAAGGTTTGAGGTAAGGCAAGTAGAAAGTTTGGAAGAGTTGATAAAAGAAATCAAAATTAATTTTGAGAATCATTAATATAATTATCAATTTGAGTTAAAGCCTCTAAAGCACCTTTATCAATTCCGATATGAGGAGATTTTATTTTGAAGTCTTTCGGGTTGATACGGATAATTTTAGCATCATAATTACTCTTCAAAAACCGTGTTTTCATACGAACAGCCTGTACGTGAGAGCCTGAACCAATCTCAAAAACAATAATATTTTTTCCTTTATTTTTATCTAAGAATTTCTGAAAATTTTTCTCTTGTGCCTTTGTGCGAGTATTTACGAATGTATCATCTCTAAACATATAAACATTCGGACGAGCCATAACTTTTGAATATCCTATTTCTGAACACATTGGAAAACGATTATCAAAAACACCTCCTTGGATAAGCTTTCCTGTGAGTTTTGTTTTCCAAATTTTATCAGAGAGTTTGTTATCACTACATTGAAAATAAGCTAAAGAACCGTGTAATTCTCTAATTTTTTCTTCCTCAAAACCAACCTTTTGAAAATGAGAATCGATATTTGAAGTAATGATAAAATAATCTAAACCAAACTTTGAAATCCATTTTTTTAAAATATAAAAACCGTTGTGAGGTTCTGTGTTTTCATATTCTTCCATTCGCTTTCCAAACAGTTCCCAACTGTAAGCAGGATTTTCTAAAAATGCAGCAGGATTGACAGTTTCAAAAACAGTTTTTTCAGTTTCAGATTCTACTTTTCCCCATTGTCCTCCATCTTTTCCACGATAATCTGCCAGTCCAGAATCTACACCCATTCCTGCACCTGCCGTAATGACGATAGCATCAGCTTCTTTGAGCCAGTTTTTTATAGTTTCTAAATTTTCTTTTTTCATCTTGAGTTTTAGATAGTGATTCGTTATTGATTCAATATACAAATTTTTTGCACTGCTTAGAAAATACAATTCTTGATTTGAATCAATGTTTTGAAGCTCAAAGACATGTATTTTTGTGATAAGTAATTAATAATCAAACCTGTACTACTAGACATTATTCAAATAAATAGGTCATCTATACAAAACCAAAAACAAGTAAAATTGACTACAAACGGTCTGCTTTACGATGACCTATATAGCAATTATTAAAATGTCTAGTAGTATAAATCAAACTTTTAAGATTCTTTATTATGAAAATACAGGCATCAAAACTCACTCAAAATTTGATTAATGAAATCAAAACAGTTCTTCAAAAAACTCAACAATTACAAGGTTTATCGAAGGATGAATTAAATTTTCGTCCGAATACAGAAAGCTGGACAGTCTTGGAGTGTATCGAACATCTAAACCGTTATAGTGAATTCTATTTACAAGAAATTGAAAAGCGAATTGATGCAAGAATGGATAAAAATAAAGAAAACTCAAACTTTAAAGAAGACTATATTTTCAAAAGTGGATTTTTAGGAAATTATTCAGCTAATTCTATGCTTCCAAATAGTAAAGGAAAAAGAGCAGGACAAATCAATAAAATGACAACTTTTAAAGATAAAAATCCAATTCATAGTGGAGTAGGTAAGCGAGTTTTAGATATTTTTATTGATGACCAAAATGAATTTATACGTCTTTTAGAAAAATCTCAATATGTAGATTTGAGTAAAACAAAGGTTTCTCTTACACTTCCTCTTCTGAAATTTAATTTAGGAGATACGTTTCGTTTTGTTATCAATCATGAAATCAGACATTTTATCCAAATTTCAAAGATTTTATCAGATGAAAGACTAAAAGGCATAAATAGTGAATTAGTAGCTTTTGATTAAATTTGACCGTATTTCTAGCTGCGTAGCTGCGTCCTATTACTATTTTTAGTATTTCTAAGTTTCAATAGAGCGCAGCTACGTAGCTTTTTATATATTTACCCATACTACTAGACAAAAAAAATACGACCTCCCTAAATCCCTCCGAAGGAGAGACTTTGAATAGTATTTTCTCCCCTCCTTTGGAGGGGCTGGGGGAGGTCAAAAGTAAAATGTCTTGTAGTATGATATTTACCCTTATTTTTTCTACAAATAGAACGCTGCGATGTAGCTAAGTTTGATACAAAAGTGAGTGAAAAAATAAGCAAATTCTAAACACCCTAACCTTATGGTTTTGTTAAATTCAAATCATATAACTTTTCACACAAATTATTAATTTCTTCCTTCTTTACAATCACTTTTAGCCATTCTTTAGGAATTCCTTTTGTGTGATTTTCTATATCCATTCCATAAAAAAGTCCTGCAATTCCACCCGTTACACAGCCTGTTGTATCAGTATCTTCTCCTAGATTTACAGCTTTCAATACGCTTTCAGAATAAGAATCATACTTCAAAAAACACCAAAAACTAGCTTCCAAAGTATGTAAAACATAGCCAGAAGATTTGATAGATTCTTCTTCAAAAGAAGTTATGTCATTTTTCAAAATTCTATCAAAAAGAGCAATTTCGGTTTTGTTAAAATCAAATTCTGTGGCAAAATCAGTTATCACAACTTGTAATTTTTCATAGGCTACAAATTTATCTTGTTTTTCGTTTTTCTGAATTTGTTCCAATAAAATCTTAGCAAATTCAGTATAAATAAAACACGAAAAAACAGAGCGAAAATGCATGTGCGTAATCGAAGATACTTC harbors:
- a CDS encoding ADP-ribosylglycohydrolase family protein is translated as MKQKIKDAFFGLALGDALGVPVEFRSREDIAKNPVTDMREFGTHHQPKGTWSDDSSLAFCLAESLATPKNSNKKAIYDIYDIAGNFVKWKYESFWTPHGRVFDIGIATTDAIKRLKKGENPLLAGGADEYSNGNGSLMRILPLVFYKGYLFEDSIKKRFELVSEVSSITHMHFRSVFSCFIYTEFAKILLEQIQKNEKQDKFVAYEKLQVVITDFATEFDFNKTEIALFDRILKNDITSFEEESIKSSGYVLHTLEASFWCFLKYDSYSESVLKAVNLGEDTDTTGCVTGGIAGLFYGMDIENHTKGIPKEWLKVIVKKEEINNLCEKLYDLNLTKP